The Candidatus Hydrogenedentota bacterium DNA window CGCTGGACCCTTATTACGATGACGCAACCCGATCCACGGACACCGCGCAGACGCGAGGCAAGCTTCAGGTGCACGCGATGCCGTCGGACGATTTCGACACGTTTGCCGCGTCGAACGCGCACATTGTTGTTATCGAGGGTGTGCTGACCTTCTCCGAGAAGACCGCGGATACGCTCTTGGAGTACCTGAGAAACGGCGGGGCCGTGGTCTATTTCATCGGCGACGCCGCCGATGCCGCCAATCTAACCCTGATGCAGACACGGGCAGCCAATCAGTTGACCCTTCCCTTCACACCGGGGGCAGTCCGCGATTTTGGAGGCGGAGCAACGGAGCCGGATAGTCCTGCGTTGACCTTTGCGCAGGCGAATTTTGACGATCCCATGCTGAAACGTTTTCGTGACCTGCGCGAGCTTGCCGAGGTGCGCTTCACGCGCGCGCTGCAGACCGAACGGAGCAAGGGCAAAGGACAGGTACTCATACGCTTTAACGACGAGACCATCGCCATGGCCAAAGCTCCGTTAGGCGCGGGGACCATGCTTTTGTGCAACTTCTCCCTCGCGCGCAACGCGAGCGATTTTGCACGGCGGCCCCTGTTTGTGCCGTTCGTGCATGAATTGCTTCTGGGCATGCGTCCCCTCGCGGGTTCGGGTCGAGAGTCACACGTTGGACAAGCGGCTTCGGGCACTATCCCCATGCCCGCCACGGCGCAGTCGGTACGGTTTACCGGGCCGTCGGGCGTTGCGGAAAACGCGACCATCACTCGGAGCGAGACGGAAGCCGCCGTCATCATCACACAGACACGCGAACCCGGTTTCTACCGCGTATACGCGGGCGATAGGTGTATGGGGGCGATTCCCGTGAATATCGATCCGCGCGAAAGCAATCTGGAATCGTTGACCGAGGCCCAGTTGCTGGAATTGACACAGCGCAAGGACGGAGGCGTCGAAGTGGCCTCGGGAAGCGACGCATCGGCCATCATGAAGGCAATCGAAGGAAAACCGCTCTGGCACTACTTCCTGGTCGCGGCTTTGTGCGCGCTTGCATTGGAGCAAGGACTTCTCCTTGCGCTGAGGCGGTGACACGATGCAGGGCTTTTCCATACAACCTCCATTTCCAGCCGCCGCGATTCTCGGGCTTGGCGCGCTCGTGATCGGTCTCGTGGTGGTGGGCTATATGCGCGCCCCCGCCAAGGGATGGGCGCGGACGCTTCTGGCGATTGTGCGGATTGTCGCGGTGCTTGGTCTGACCATCGTGCTGTTGCGGCCCATGCGGCTGGCGCCCGACAAGCGAATCGACGAGAAGCCCGTATTCGCGGTGCTGGTGGATGCATCGCAAAGCATGTGCACGGAGGACATCGACGGCAAAGCGCGGTACCAGGCTGTGACCGACGCGCTTAAGCCCATGCAAGAGCAACTACAGCGAGGTTTTGCGGAGGAGTTCGACGTGAAGGCGTACATCTTCTCCAACGCGTTGACTCCGGCCTCGCTCGGGCAGTTGCTGAACATGCCGTCTCCAACCGGAAGTATCACCGACATCGGCACCGCGTTGACGGACTCCGCCAGCATCGCGGGGAGCCGAAAGCACGCCGGAGTGCTCCTCATTTCGGACGGACGCGAGAATTCGGGCAGCAGTGTGCAGCAAGCGGCCATGGCGCTGAAAGGGATGAAGGTGCCGGTGTGGACCGTGCCCGTTGGTAGCGTGACGCAAGCTAAAGACCTGTACGTGACGGCGCGCCTGTCGTCAAACTTCCTGTTTGTGAAGCAACCCGCGAAACTCAAAGCGGCCCTGTCGCACTCGGGCTACGAGAACTTGTACGCGACGGTCGAACTGTATCGCGAAGACGCGCTTGTCAATACGCAACAGGTGATGTTGAAAGCGAGTACAACCGACGTGGAATTTCCATTGCTGGAGGATCACGAAGGCGTATACCGGTATTGCGTGAAAGTGAAACCGCTTCCGGGCGAAGCAGACGTCAAGAACAACGAGCGCACGGTCTTTGCGCGCGTCGCCGACGAGAAGAACAAGGTGCTGATTGTGGAAGCGCGTCCCTATTGGGACACGAAGTTTCTGCTGCGGGCTTTGCAGAAAGATCCGAACCTCGAAGTGACGGCGGCGTTTTTGTTGAACCGCGAAAAGGTCTTTACCGTGGCGCAACAAGCCGCCAGCGATATCGCGGCAACCGCGCAGGTTACCTCGGGCGTAGCCATGCCGCGAACGCGCGAGGACCTCTTCAAATACGATTGCCTTGTGTTCGGACGCGGAGCCGATACGGCCTTCTCCGCCGAAGAGCTGAAACTGCTGAAGGACTACCTCACGATTCGCGGCGGCAGTGTGTTGTTTTCGCGCGGTAAGGCCTACGGATTCGAGAACATCGATTTGGCGGACCTGGAACCGGTCGAATGGTCGCAAGATGCGCTTCACAATGTGCGATTCGAGTTGACCGCGGACGGCAAGATCAATCCCACGTTTGCATTTGGCGCGGGACTGCCTGCGGACACGGTCATTCGCGAATTGCCTGCCATGGTCAGCGTGACGCGCGTGAAGGCCGAGAAATCACTTTCGGTAATCCTGGCGCGCAGCGCGGACAACACGAGCGGCGAATCGCTCGCCACGATTTCCTATCAGCGATACGGCAAAGGCAAAGTCATGACCGTCGGCTCGACGGGTCTGTGGCGGTGGGCGATGACGCCGCCGGAACTCGACAAATACGATGACGTGTTCGTGCGATTCTGGACGCAGATGATCCGCTGGCTTATTTCGGAATCGGATTTCTTGCCCGGGCAGGACATCTCGTTTCGCACGGACCAGTATTCGTACGCCTTGGGCGATCCGGTGCGATTCATCGTTGAGACCAAGTTTGTCGACACCGCGGCGTATCAGCCGCAAGCGGTTCTTACGCAGCCGAACGGCGAAACGGCCACGCTGACGTTCGAGCCCCTGCCCGACCGGGAAGGCTCGTTCGCGGTGACCTACCCTCCGAAAGACGAAGGCGAATACAGCGCCGAGTTGGCGCCGGGCCCTGCCAAAGATACGGTGCAGCGCGTCCGCTTCACGGTGTATTCGGATAGCGTCGAGAATCGCTTCGTGGCCGCGGACGAGGAACTCATGCGGCAAGTGGCTACCGTGACCGGCGGTGAAACATTGAAGCTGAATCAGCTTCCGGATTTGCCGGACAAGGTTCGCGCATTTGAACGATTGACGCGCATGGAGATAAAGCCCAAAGACGCCTGGGACACGCGGGCGATCTTCACCGTGTTGGTTTGCCTGCTGGCCTTCGAGTGGTTCGTGCGCAGGCGGGCGGGGCTGGTCTGATGAAATGGTATAGTAAGAGAGCACTTCAAAGCGGCGGTCACGCCGCGCGAGGCCGAGCATGGACAGCGAAGCACTGATACTGACGAAAGCGGTAGAAGGGTTCGCAGCCGCGCGGCGCCGGCAAGTGCTTAGGCTGGCGCTGGTTCGAGGAGTGTGGGCGGCCGGCGTGGCCATGCTTGCGCTGGTCTACGCGGATCTGCTCTTGCAGCTTTTGCCCGAAGCGCGGCTTTTCATGACTGCCACCGCCGGCGCCACGATCCTTGCTGTCGTATTCGCCGCGTACCGTTGGGCAACGCGCACGCCATCCGAGCAGCGCATGATCGCGCGAATCCTCGAAGTGCGCGACGACTCGCTTCAGAACGATCTGATCAATGCCATCGACTTCGAAGACGCCTTGAAGAAGGGCGTGACGCCAGACATTTCCAGCGATCTCATGCGCAAGGAAATCGACGTCGCGGCGCAGAAGCTCGGCTCCGTGACCGATCCGGCGGAAGCCTTGAAGCCGCCCGAATTAACGCGCGACTATTGGCGGCTCGCGAGCGTTCTTGTATTATGCCTGGCCTTAACCGCTTTCTTCCCGCGAGTCTTTGGCGCGATCATTCCGCGCTACCTCGACCCCTACGGCGACCATCCGCCCTATTGCGCAACAAACTTCGTAGTCGAACCCGCGGGCGGAACCATCGACTACGGCGAGGATTACACCGTACGCGTGACGACCTCGGGGCGCGACGTGGATAACGTCGATCTCGCCGTGGAAGACATGCAAGGGAATCTTATCTCGCGGCAGCCGATGCTCGACGGCGGCGAAGAAGGATTTACGAAGACCTTCGAGAACGTTCGCGACGACGTGCGTTACTACGCGGCGATCGAGCGAGGGCGAAGCAAGCGGTATGCCCTCACGCTCACCAAAAACCCGCGCTTCGATTCCGTCGTCGTATCGTACGAGTTTCCGCCGTACACGCATATTCAGCCGAAGACGCGCCTGCTCGGAACGCCCGCCGAAGTGAAGGCCTATGCAGGAACCAAGGTGACGCTGTCCGTGACGTCGAACAGGCCGTTGAAGGGCGGACCGTTGAACGTGTACGGCGAGGCATCGGAAATGACGCCGACTACGGACCCTAACACGGTGAGCGGCGCGTTCATGCTGAGCAAGGCCGGCGATTTCTCGGCCAAGCTGATCGACGTGGACGGACTCGAGAGTCGCGCCACGTACACCGGTGCGATAGCTGTTGTTCCCGACGAGAAACCGGAGATCGCCGTCGTATCGCCGGGGCACCATAGTTTCGCAACGCCGTCCGCAAAAGTTCCGTTGATCATTGAAGCGAAAGACGACCTCGGTATCGCGAAGGTTACGCTGTACCGCAACCTCAACGATATGCCGGATTCCTCCAAGATTCTGTTCACAAGCGATGGCGGTGAAGTTTTCGCCAATCCCATCGAGGTGTTGGACCTCGCTGATTTAGGCGTGCGCCCCGGCGACATCATCGATTACTACGTCACCGCAACGGATACGTTGCCGGACTCGCCTCAAACGGCGGCTTCTCCTTCCTATCGGCTCGCGATTATCTCGGACGATGACTACAAGGAGTTCATGCAATCGCAGACGACGGCGCAGGAACTCAAAGATAAGTACGACGCGCTGTTGAATGAGTTGGACGAAATCAAAAGCGCTCAGCAGGCCCTCGCCGAAAAGACAAAGGCATTGGAGGAGAAACTGGCGCGGGAAGGTTCCTTGTCTGCCGACGAGCAAAAGGAATTGCAGGAGGCGCAGGCCGAACAGGCCAAGTTGAAAGAGCGCGCCGACGCCCTCGCTCAGAAGATGAAGGACGAAGCCGCTGCGCCTCCCATATTCGACATCGAGAAGGACTACAAGAAAGCTCTCGCGGATATGGCGGAGCGTGTCGCGCGCGCCGGCGAGATGATGCAATCGAGTCAGGAGAACATGCAGAAGGCGGAAGCCGCGCAGGATGCGGCGCAACGGGCGGGCGCGTTGCAGCAGTCGCAAGGAAATCAGCAAGAGGCGCTGAAGGAATTGGGAGAGACCTCTCAGGAATATCGCGACCAGATACAAAAGGCGAACGAAGAATTGGCGAAGGTTTACGACCTGATGGCCGACGTGGAGGTGTTCAAGCAGTTGTTTGCCGCACAACAGGATGTGGAACGGCAAGCGCGTTCGTTGAAGAGCATAACCACGCCCACCTTGGATGAGCAGATTAGACTCAAGGAACTCGCGGACCTTCAGGACCAGATACGGCAAGGATTGGAGCAGCTCTCCAAGGATCTTCGGACGCACGCGGCGAATGTCGAGAAGGACTACCCAAAGGTCGCGCAGGATGCGCGAGATATCGCAGACGAGATGGAGCAGCGGAAAATCGCCGGTCTGATGAAGGATGCGATGGACCGCATGACCGCGGGTGATGCGCCGCAGGGACACGGCAACGCGCAACGAGCCGTGGAAGAGATGAAGGCGATGGTGAAGTTCGCTCAAATGGGACAAGGAGCAGGCTCGGCCTGCGAATTCCGGTTGCGCATTATGATGGGAATGAATCCCGGCGGGACGATGGGGCAGTTGGGCAAGAGTCTCGGTTCGATGATGGGGCAAGGCCTCGGCATGGGGGCGGGCGGTCAAGGCGGCATGTCGGCCAGTTCGGCGCAGTTCAATGTCTACGGCTCCGAATCGCCCAACGGCAAGCCCGATAAAGAAAATCCCGCGGGTTCGCGCCGTATGCACGATGCGCAGGCGGACCCGGTGGCGCCCGAATCGCTTGCGGGCAGCATCGAAGAAGCACCCATTCCCAAGAGTTACGAACTCGATTCCGAATCGGGCGGCGCGGAACGCTTCATGGATTCGTATCGCTCGCTTATCGAAGCGTACTTCCGGCGCGCCGCCGAGGAGAAATGACATGCGAACAGCGAACAGGATATGGCAAAGCGCGGTTTGGGCTTTCTGCGTAGGGGCCTTGTTGATGGGAGTGGCCGGGGATCCTCCCCCGAATCCCGTACCCCAAGATAATGCCGTGCTTTCCCCTGGGAAAGAAGACTTGGTGCGCTGCGCCAATCTCGTGTATGCGGGCTCGAAGAGTTCAGTGTGCTTCAGTGACAAGTTCATGACCGAGGTTAAGCGGAACACCTTTGTTGAGGTGGACAGTTCGTTTACCCCGGTACGCCTGGCGAAGGAAGACCTGTTCGATTTCCCGTTCGCGATCATGACCGGCGAGGGAACCTTCTCGTTACTGGAACAAGAACGCCAGAACTTGCAGGCCTACTTGAAGCGAGGCGGATTTCTGCTGGCTTCGGCGGGTTGTTCGTCGCGTGAATGGGACCAATCGTTCCGGCGCGAGTTCAAGAAGATTTTTCCGGAGTGCAAGCTTCAGACGATTCCGATCACCCATCCCATTTACCAGACGGTGTATGCGATCAAGCGAGTTAACCTGAAAAACGGAGGCACAACGCTGCTGGAAGGTCTGGAGCTGGACGGGCGGATCGTCCTCGTCTATTCGTCGGAAGGTTTGAACGATACCGGGAGTGTATCCGGTTGTTGTTGCTGCGGCGGCAATGAGGTCAAGAACTCCAAGGACGTGAACACGAATATTTTTACGTACGCATTGACGCATTGAGCTGGCGCCGCAGGGAGACGTTTGCATGAAGAAATGGGTTGTACTCATAGCGCTCACGCTGTCCATCGCGGGCGGCGCCGCCTACCTTGGGCTGGGTGGCGTCTTCGGGCGCGCGCGGACCCCCGTTGCGCCTCCCGTGGCGTTGACGCTCTTCTACACGTGCGACACGCGAGGTCATATCAATCCGTGCAATTGCGAGGCGGGAGTTGCCGGTGGACTTGCCCGGCGCGCCACCTTCGTCAATCAGCGCCGCACACCGCTTTCGCTGTTGGTCGATGCCGGGGACGTGACCTCCGGTCCACGCGAGTGGGAGTTGCTGGAACTGGACTACCTGCTCAAGGGTTATGGAATTCTCAAGTACGACGCAGTAAATGTGGGCGCGCGGGAGGCGTCCATTGCGCTGACCGAACTCAAGAAGATCGCGGCCACGTATCCGTTCTTGGTTTCCGCGAATATCCACGATGGTTCCGGTACGTTGGTGTTCCCGCCGTATCGAGTTGTCGACCTGCCGGAAGGATTTCGCGTGGGTATCCTTGGCGCGCTGGACGAAAAGACGCCAGCCGACGAACTGGGCGCGGGTGTACGTGTTCTTCCGATGCGAGACGCTATCACGCGATACCTGCCGAAGCTGCGGAAGCAAGTCGATTTCGTCGTACTGCTCGCGTTCACGGATGAACAGACCTTGCGCGCGTTGGCCGAGGAGTTCTTCGAAATCGATGTGATTGTCGGCGGAAAAGTGGAGCAACCCTCGGGGACGCCGCTTGAAGTGAACCGATCCACCATTGCGTACATCACCGACAAAGGCAAATCGGTGGGCGAACTGGAATTGAGCTTTGTGGGCGGGCAAAAGGTCGTGACCAAGAACGAAGTCACGATGCTGATGGAAGACGTGAAAGACGATCCCGCCATTGCCGATCTTATTAAAGAGCTTACGAACGAACAGGTGAAGCGCAACTATCCAACGGAGAAGGACGATGAAGAGGGCCTCTCGACCATTGCGCCCGCTGCGTAGTTTTCTGCGCGTGCTTCCGGCACTGGCGTTGCTTTGGACCTCTGCGGGCGATGCGGCGGCGGCCGAGGCCGCGATTACGTGGCAACCGACCTACGAGAAGGCAGTTGAGGAGTCGTTTGTGCAACAGAAGCCGCTGCTGCTGGATTTCACGGCGGAGTGGTGCGGCTGGTGCAAGAAGATGGATGAGGAAGTGTACGCGACGCCCGAGGTATCGGGGATTCTAAAAGACTTCGTCTGTGTGAAGGTGGATATCGAACAGAATCCCGCCGTTGCGCTGGCCTATGAAGTGCAATCCATACCGCGCACGATCATCCTTAGCGCGGATAAACGGATCATATCGGACCAGATGGGGTTCTATACGGCCGATGTATTCGCGGAATTCCTGAAAGAGGCAAAAGACTGGAAGCCGGGTTTAGAACTGCCTCCATCGGCGCCTGAGATTGCCGCAGCGCGCATTGAAGAAACCGTACCCGACACGGTAGACACCCCTGATGCAGCCGCGAAGCTTCTGAGACTGCTGGCGAGTCAGGACGTGGATCTGCGCGCAAAAGCAGAGGCGGCAGTTGTGAAGGCGCTTCCGCAGATGCTGCCAACTTTGGTGAAGGCATTGTCCAGCGAAGTCCTGGCGGAACGCATCGCCGCGCTTGAGGCGCTGCGCAAGAATGGCACGGACGTAGCTCCCTTCGATCCGTGGGCGTCGCGTCCGGAGCGCGACGAAGCCGTGAAGCCATGGCTTGCGTGGCTGGCGCAACAGCCCGCGGTCACTTTGGAAACACCGCAGACACAGACTCCGTGAAAAGGACAACGCCGGTAGTCCATTCATTGACTACCGGCGCTGCCGCTACGAAATCGCCCAGGCCTTCACATTACCGCACTCTTGCGGCCAAAAGACGATCAACTCATTGAAATCATGCGCACGCCAACTGCGCGTCCTTACGCCCGTCCGTGCCGATGGCCTTCAGGTCAAAGGTCTGCTGGAGGATCTTCAACACGTTCGGCGACACGAAGGCCGGAAGCGCGGGCCCGAGCGCGATGCCCTTCACACCGAGGTGCAGCAGGGTAAGCAGCACGGCGACGGCCTTCTGTTCGAACCACGAAATCACCAGAGTCAGCGGCAGATCGTTGACACCGCACTGGAAGGCATTCGCCAGCGCCAAGGCGACCTGCACCGCGCCGTACGCGTCGTTGCATTGACCCATGTCGAGCAACCGAGGAAGACCCGCAACGGTGCCGTAGTCATGTTCGCGAATGCGGAACTTGCCGCAACCGAGGGTGAGGATGATGGACTCCTGCGGCAAGCCTTCCGCGTACTGGGCGAAGTAGTTGCGGCCAGGTTCCGCGCCATCGCATCCGCCGATAACGAAGAAGTGTTTGATCTGGCCCGATTTGACGGCTTCGACGACCTTGTCGGCGAGGCTCAGGATGACGCTGTAGTGGAAGCCGATGGTGGCTTTCTTGGTTGCGGTGGGCTTCAGCGAACCGATTTCCTGCGCCCGCTTGATCACGGCGGAGAAATCGTTGTCCTTGATGCGCTTCGCGCCCGGAACGGCGGTCACACGCGTGGTGAAGAACTTGTCGAGGTACGTGTTCACCGGACTCGGAATCAACACGCAATTCGTCGTGGCCAGGATCGGTCCACCGAACGCCTCGAACTCCATGCGCTGCTTCTGCCACGCGCCGCCGAAATGGCCAACGAGATGCGGATAGGCGCGGAGCTTAGGATACGAATGTGCTGGCAGCATCTCGCCGTGCGTATAGACTTTGACGCCGGTTCCGGCCGTCTGATCGAGAAGGTCTTTAAGGTCGACCATGTCGTGACCGGTCACCAGGATCCCCGGGCCGTCCTGGATGCCTTCAGTCACTTCCACGGGCGTTGGCACGCCGAACTTCTCAATGTGCCCGTCATTAAGCATCTGCATGGTTTTGAGATTCATGCGACCGCATTCAAGCACGAGTTCGAGCAGACTTTCGATGTCGAAATTTACGTTTGTCACCGTTGCGAAGAGAGCTTCTTCGACGAAGGCGTCAATCTCGGAATCGACCTTGCCAAGACGGCGCGCATGATGCTTGTACGCGCACATGCCCTTCAAACCGTAAAGCAAAATCTTCTGCAGAGACTCCATATCCGGGTTCTTGCCGCAAAGCCCCGATTCCGTACAGGCAACTCCGTTTTCCGTTTGTTCACATTGGTCGCAGTGCATGAGGCTCATACGTAGTCTTCCTTTCGACGGAGTGTTCCCGAATCCGTAGCGGGCGTTCGAAACCTGCCCGCAGGGATCTCAGGCTGTTTTTGCTTATCCGCGCGCCACTCATGGCTTCACGGGTTCCTTTTTTTTGTGCTGGACTGGCGCGCCCGAATCGATGCACGACATCTTGCAGCGCACCAGTCCACGCAGGGGGGGAGATGGAAGCGTTTTTTTCTCGATATCTTCAACGGTCCATCGGCCCAACGTGCCGATGATCGCTTGGTGCAATTCCAGCATGGCCGCGTGAAACGCGCATACGACCTTGGAGCTCGCGCCGTCTTGGCAGTAATCGCCGAGAATTCGGCCTTGGCACGCTTCCACAACCTCCAGCAACGTGATCTGGCTGGTCGGACGGCTGAGGCTCACTCCCCCGTGCACACCCCGGTGCGCCAGGAGGAGATTCGCCTTCACGAGGAGCCCCGTGACCTTGGCCATATATGTGGGCGATGCCTTGAGATGAGCAGCCAATTCGCGAGGGGATACCGGTGTGATATCGTTCCGCCTGCTCAGGATGATGAGGGTCTGTACGGCGATCTCAGAAGTCTTCGTCAACATGGGGTGTCTCCAAAGTCTGACAAAGTGTATCCTATTTATACGAAAAATTCAAGCCCCTTCTTTTTTGGGGCCATTGAGCCTAAAAGACGATCTCGCCGAAAGCCTTTGTGCCACGCGGCAATTCTATAATCTTGACCAGCTTTCCCCCGAAAAATCAGATTGAAAACGCATCTCAGCCCCCCGCGCGCATCGGGACTCTGCGGCCCTCGAAGAGCGGCTTGCTTAAGGCGTCGGCAGGAGAAATTGCAGCCCCCTGAGCAAGGGCGTTGACAAACTCTTCTATCTCTGATAACCTATATCTGCTTTGTATGAAATTGCCGCGCGGTACAGTTCGCCACTCCGATGTGTTGAGCCGATCTCTTGAGAGATTGCTGATGCACTCGGACAAGAGGACGCTTCGGGAGTGACCGAAGTAATCTGGTGGGTCCTTCGAGGCGACGGGCTGAGGCGGGGCAAAAATCGGACCGCGGCGAGATTCCCGAAATACGGGACCGCCAAGGGGGTAGACATGCTACTGTCCGAGTCCGGGTCCGGCGGGAGGAGGATCATAGAACCGGGGGGCCGTCGAGGCGTCAATACGCTCGCGGCGGCGGAAAACCCCTTCCGGCGCGTGATGCGCCGCGCGCTCCCGTTCGCGGCGATGAGCGCCGTCCTCCTCATTGCAACTTCCTGTGATTCGCCAACGCCGGGAGTCGAAGCCGCGAGTCTCTTCGAACGAAAGGTTGAAGGCAATCTGTTCGACACGACCCCCGTTCGCGGCGAACTTCGTCCATTGCGCCATCGGCGCAGCGGTTTCGAATACCGTTGCAGCGAGTGCCACACGTCCATTCAAAGCCCTCGCCATCAAAACGAATTCTTGGGCGAACACCGGAATATCGTGCTTGACCACGGGGCCAATCTCTATTGCGTGAACTGCCATCACCCGGTCAATCGAAACGCTTACGTCGATCACGACGGAAGCGAAATCTCATCGACTACACCCGCTCTCCTGTGCCGCAAATGCCACGGTCCCACCTATCGCGAGTGGGAACTCGGCATTCATGGACGCCAGAACGGCTACTGGGACAAAGAAAAGGGGGAAAGGACAAAGCTGCTCTGCATTCAGTGCCACGACCCCCACAGTCCGCGCTTCAAAGCCATGAAACCGGAACCGGCCCCCGCGCGGACTCGGTTCGACCGTAAGGGCGAGGAGTCTCACTCATGACAGAAGAACCTCGAGAGGAAAGCAAGGAAATGAGCCCCAAGGGAATCGAAGTCCCTCGGCGCAATTTCCTCAAGGCCGGCTTCGGAACCATGGCGGCCATAGCCGCACTCGCGGGAGTCTCTGCCCCCTTGGCCTCCCTGACGAAAGGCTTCACCAGTGTCGACGCGTTTCTGCAGCAACACTACAAACGGCTAACTTCGGACGACCTTGACCAGATCCTGCGCCGTCTGGAAGCAGAGATCGCCCGCGACTATGGAGCGCGGGTTCATGTGAACGATGTTCGCCCCATGGATGGCGTCGAATACGGGTATGCGCTCAATCTGAGCCGCTGCAACGGTTCCCGCCGCTGCGTGGAAGCGTGCGTCAAAGAAAACAACCAGACCCGGGACCCGCAGATGCAGTACATCAAGGTCCTGGAAATGTCGAATGGTTCGCTCGACGTCGAGAAGTCCGACCACTACTACGATGTACCCGAAGTCCCCCGCGAAGGGAAATACTACTTGCCCGTACAGTGCCACCAGTGCAAGAACCCGCCCTGCACGAAAGTCTGTCCCGTACAAGCGACATGGACGGAGCCCGACGGCATCACTGTGATCGATTACAACTGGTGCATCGGGTGCCGGTACTGCATGGCCGCGTGCCCTTACGAGGCGCGCCGCTTCAATTTCAGTAAACCTGAGATTCCCGCCGAAGAGATCAACCCGGACATGGCCTATCTGGGCAACCGCATTCGGCCCGCCGGCGTGGTTGAGAAATGCACGTTCTGCATTCATCGGACACGCCGAGGCAGGTACCCCGCCTGCATGGAGGCATGCCCAACAGGAGCGCGCATCTTTGGCAACTTGCTCGACCCCAACAGCGAGATCAACTACATCCTGAAGAATAAGCGCGTGTACATCCTTAAAGAAGAGGCAGGGACCATTCCCCGCTTCTACTACTACTTCGATGTATAGGGAACGCCGATGAGACTACTTAGAAGCTACGTGGCCTTTCTGTTGCGAGCGACTCTATTGAGTTTTACGGGCTCGTGGCGCTTCTACGCGTGGATGACCGTGCTAACCCTGATAGCGGCGGCGGGCGCCTTCGCCTACGCGCGCCAACTCGAACAAGGGTTGGCAATCACCGGCATGACAGACCAGGTCTCCTGGGGCGCGTACATCGCCAACTTCACATATCTCGTAGGCGTGGCCGCGGCCGCGGTCATGCTCGTGATTCCCGCATACATCTACCGGAACAAAGACATGCACGACGTGGTCTTGTTCGGCGAGCTGCTCGCTATCGCGGCCATCATTATGAGTCTGCTCTTCGTCGTCGTAGACCTCGGACGTCCCGATCGGTTCTGGCACCTGATTCCGCGGCTAGGTGTCTTCAACTTCCCCGGCTCCATGCTCTCCTGGGACGTGATCGTTCTGAACGGATACCTGGCGCTGAATCTTCACATCTGCGGGTATCTTCTGTTCATGAAGTACATGAACCGCAAACCCACCCTTGCCTTCTACATGCCGTTTGTGGTCGTCGCAATCGCATGGGCGGTTAGCATCCACACGGTAACGGCCTTCCTCTACGTCGGCCTTGTAGGACGGCCCTTCTGGAACACGGCGATCGTTGCTCCGCGTTTCCTGGGTTCGGCCTTCACGGCAGGTCCGGGAATTCTCATTATCGCCTTCCAGGTTATTCGCCGCCTGACCCATTACGAAATCAGCGATCGGGCGATTCACATGCTGCGCAACATCGTGACGGTGTCGCTGCTGGTCAACCTCTTCCTGTTGGCTTGCGAAGCGTTCAAGGAATTCTACTCCGCCTCCCTGCACAACAGTTCCGCGCGCTACCTGTTCTTCGGACTGCACGGCCACGATGCGCTGGTGCCATGGATCTGGGCGGCAA harbors:
- a CDS encoding BatA and WFA domain-containing protein; translated protein: MNLTNLIFTNPALWAGALALFAPVLIHLLTRRTPRRLVFPTLRFIKAAQASQSSLFRIRHLLMLIVRTAFVLFLLLAFLKPVMHAGVTTPPELRGRSAHVIVLDASLSMSFQASGNSPFAKAQSIAVRIAESLAPEDSANLIIAGGRPTPSFTAPASNPIYLKRDILSAKPTMERADVDAALAEAVNQLGQAPQPFKVLHIVSDFQRANWSAAAFKNVPPEVKVLFLNAGDTARPNTAIAEITLSPRSPVVSEDTEITCKVANYGPEDHRIPVQLQFGEDAPLQRDVDVTAGATASVTFRVRAGKPAFYEGIVSIPDDGLPADNRRFFTMNVSDRVHVAFLNDTGAGDRNAGSRALLRALDPYYDDATRSTDTAQTRGKLQVHAMPSDDFDTFAASNAHIVVIEGVLTFSEKTADTLLEYLRNGGAVVYFIGDAADAANLTLMQTRAANQLTLPFTPGAVRDFGGGATEPDSPALTFAQANFDDPMLKRFRDLRELAEVRFTRALQTERSKGKGQVLIRFNDETIAMAKAPLGAGTMLLCNFSLARNASDFARRPLFVPFVHELLLGMRPLAGSGRESHVGQAASGTIPMPATAQSVRFTGPSGVAENATITRSETEAAVIITQTREPGFYRVYAGDRCMGAIPVNIDPRESNLESLTEAQLLELTQRKDGGVEVASGSDASAIMKAIEGKPLWHYFLVAALCALALEQGLLLALRR
- a CDS encoding VWA domain-containing protein, producing MQGFSIQPPFPAAAILGLGALVIGLVVVGYMRAPAKGWARTLLAIVRIVAVLGLTIVLLRPMRLAPDKRIDEKPVFAVLVDASQSMCTEDIDGKARYQAVTDALKPMQEQLQRGFAEEFDVKAYIFSNALTPASLGQLLNMPSPTGSITDIGTALTDSASIAGSRKHAGVLLISDGRENSGSSVQQAAMALKGMKVPVWTVPVGSVTQAKDLYVTARLSSNFLFVKQPAKLKAALSHSGYENLYATVELYREDALVNTQQVMLKASTTDVEFPLLEDHEGVYRYCVKVKPLPGEADVKNNERTVFARVADEKNKVLIVEARPYWDTKFLLRALQKDPNLEVTAAFLLNREKVFTVAQQAASDIAATAQVTSGVAMPRTREDLFKYDCLVFGRGADTAFSAEELKLLKDYLTIRGGSVLFSRGKAYGFENIDLADLEPVEWSQDALHNVRFELTADGKINPTFAFGAGLPADTVIRELPAMVSVTRVKAEKSLSVILARSADNTSGESLATISYQRYGKGKVMTVGSTGLWRWAMTPPELDKYDDVFVRFWTQMIRWLISESDFLPGQDISFRTDQYSYALGDPVRFIVETKFVDTAAYQPQAVLTQPNGETATLTFEPLPDREGSFAVTYPPKDEGEYSAELAPGPAKDTVQRVRFTVYSDSVENRFVAADEELMRQVATVTGGETLKLNQLPDLPDKVRAFERLTRMEIKPKDAWDTRAIFTVLVCLLAFEWFVRRRAGLV
- a CDS encoding DUF4159 domain-containing protein, which codes for MRTANRIWQSAVWAFCVGALLMGVAGDPPPNPVPQDNAVLSPGKEDLVRCANLVYAGSKSSVCFSDKFMTEVKRNTFVEVDSSFTPVRLAKEDLFDFPFAIMTGEGTFSLLEQERQNLQAYLKRGGFLLASAGCSSREWDQSFRREFKKIFPECKLQTIPITHPIYQTVYAIKRVNLKNGGTTLLEGLELDGRIVLVYSSEGLNDTGSVSGCCCCGGNEVKNSKDVNTNIFTYALTH
- a CDS encoding thioredoxin family protein; amino-acid sequence: MKRASRPLRPLRSFLRVLPALALLWTSAGDAAAAEAAITWQPTYEKAVEESFVQQKPLLLDFTAEWCGWCKKMDEEVYATPEVSGILKDFVCVKVDIEQNPAVALAYEVQSIPRTIILSADKRIISDQMGFYTADVFAEFLKEAKDWKPGLELPPSAPEIAAARIEETVPDTVDTPDAAAKLLRLLASQDVDLRAKAEAAVVKALPQMLPTLVKALSSEVLAERIAALEALRKNGTDVAPFDPWASRPERDEAVKPWLAWLAQQPAVTLETPQTQTP